A single region of the endosymbiont of Galathealinum brachiosum genome encodes:
- a CDS encoding DTW domain-containing protein: MQFILLTHSREISKKTNTGQLVQQLIPDTQIIIWQRTQPDKKLLQLIKSGATALVYPAEETTLSVDPQSFENFILIDGTWQEARKIYNRSPYLHPLPRVQLSSEKVSNYSLRRNQIEGGLCTVECVAELLRENSCSGLADELDVLFHQFMAKI, encoded by the coding sequence ATGCAGTTTATTCTACTAACCCACTCTCGAGAAATATCAAAGAAGACCAATACAGGTCAGCTGGTTCAACAGCTCATTCCAGATACACAAATAATAATCTGGCAACGTACACAGCCAGATAAAAAATTATTACAATTAATTAAATCAGGTGCTACAGCACTTGTTTACCCCGCAGAAGAAACAACATTATCTGTTGATCCACAAAGTTTTGAAAATTTTATATTAATAGATGGTACCTGGCAGGAAGCACGAAAAATTTATAATCGTAGTCCTTATTTACATCCGCTTCCAAGAGTGCAGTTATCATCTGAAAAGGTTTCTAATTATAGTTTAAGGCGAAATCAGATTGAAGGTGGTTTATGCACGGTAGAGTGTGTTGCTGAACTGTTGAGAGAGAACTCATGCTCAGGTCTGGCAGACGAGCTGGATGTTTTATTTCATCAGTTTATGGCTAAAATTTAG
- a CDS encoding bifunctional ADP-dependent NAD(P)H-hydrate dehydratase/NAD(P)H-hydrate epimerase has protein sequence MKSTPVNPDPIKLYSAEATRNLDAIAINEFKIPGYELMKRAGKATINHLQNTYPLAKEILICCGAGNNAGDGYVIAKLAKLAGLNVKVISLVETGKLKGDAKLAWQDWNSQGQQLSRFSDKLLQKSDVIVDALLGTGLKRQVEGEWASLIKAINSSGKPVISVDIPSGLCPDTGAIAAHAVKANSTMTFIALKKGMFTHLAVDYCGEILFDNLSLPSGVYKRQDEQAHLLDWEYLKRQIKVRKSSSHKHQLGHVFILGGDKGMPGAIRMAAEAALRSGAGLVTVVSHKEHVGVLLAGRPELMLSASDDGHVSPDLLSKASSIVIGPGLTDSLWSQNLLSSALESSAPKVIDAGALRLLSVEDGPRNDWVLTPHAGEAAALLIDHNAEKESLNASAIQESRFTSIEMLQLKYGGQIILKGAGSLLLSPDQLIQLCPYGNPGMASAGMGDVLSGLVGSLIAQGYELSLASSLAVCIHSMAGDMAAADGQTGLLASDLFPHIRQLMNT, from the coding sequence ATGAAATCTACTCCAGTGAATCCTGATCCAATTAAATTATACAGCGCTGAAGCGACGCGTAATCTTGACGCTATTGCCATTAATGAATTTAAAATTCCCGGTTACGAGTTAATGAAACGTGCTGGAAAAGCCACAATTAATCATTTGCAAAACACCTACCCTCTGGCAAAAGAAATACTTATATGTTGTGGTGCTGGTAACAATGCGGGTGATGGTTATGTCATTGCCAAGCTAGCCAAACTTGCAGGTTTAAATGTAAAAGTGATTAGTCTGGTAGAAACAGGCAAATTAAAAGGAGATGCAAAACTTGCCTGGCAAGACTGGAATTCTCAGGGTCAGCAATTAAGTCGGTTTTCAGATAAATTATTACAAAAAAGTGATGTGATTGTTGATGCCTTATTAGGTACCGGTTTGAAAAGACAGGTTGAAGGTGAATGGGCTAGCTTAATTAAGGCGATTAACAGTAGCGGCAAACCGGTCATTTCAGTTGACATACCTTCAGGGCTTTGTCCGGATACAGGGGCAATTGCTGCTCATGCTGTAAAAGCAAATTCGACGATGACGTTTATTGCTTTGAAAAAAGGCATGTTTACTCACCTGGCTGTGGATTATTGCGGAGAAATTTTATTTGATAACTTATCACTTCCGTCAGGTGTTTATAAGCGTCAGGATGAGCAGGCTCATTTACTGGACTGGGAATATCTGAAAAGACAAATTAAGGTTAGAAAATCCAGTTCACACAAACATCAGTTAGGGCATGTATTTATTCTGGGTGGGGACAAAGGAATGCCCGGAGCGATACGAATGGCAGCAGAAGCAGCACTCAGGTCGGGTGCAGGTCTTGTGACTGTTGTGAGTCATAAAGAGCATGTGGGTGTTTTACTGGCAGGGCGCCCTGAATTGATGTTAAGTGCAAGTGATGATGGCCATGTTTCACCAGATCTGCTTTCTAAAGCATCTTCAATTGTTATTGGGCCGGGGTTAACTGATAGTTTGTGGTCTCAGAATTTATTGTCTTCTGCACTGGAAAGTTCTGCCCCAAAAGTAATTGATGCCGGGGCTTTGCGTTTGTTAAGTGTAGAGGATGGACCACGTAATGACTGGGTATTGACGCCTCATGCGGGTGAAGCTGCGGCTTTACTTATTGACCATAACGCAGAGAAAGAGAGTTTGAATGCCAGTGCCATTCAGGAGTCGCGTTTTACCAGTATCGAAATGTTACAGTTAAAGTATGGTGGGCAAATTATTTTAAAAGGTGCGGGCAGTTTATTGTTATCACCTGATCAGCTGATTCAGCTGTGCCCCTATGGAAACCCGGGAATGGCATCTGCAGGAATGGGTGATGTATTAAGTGGACTCGTCGGCAGCTTAATTGCTCAGGGTTATGAGCTGTCGCTGGCAAGTAGTCTGGCTGTTTGTATTCATAGTATGGCCGGGGATATGGCTGCAGCAGATGGACAAACCGGTTTACTGGCAAGTGATTTATTTCCCCATATTCGACAGTTGATGAATACATAA
- a CDS encoding tRNA (adenosine(37)-N6)-threonylcarbamoyltransferase complex ATPase subunit type 1 TsaE, producing MINKLEFFLKDETAQLTLAASIATSTQPGTVIFLDGDLGTGKTTLVRGFLHSLGFTGNVKSPTYTLVEPYLIGKQQIYHFDLYRLSTPDELEYAGGRDYFDGQSICLIEWPEKAEGYLPEADLLCQLSYKNQAGFQGRSCVLSAITDKGLFTLDALSN from the coding sequence ATGATAAATAAACTGGAATTTTTTTTAAAAGATGAAACAGCGCAGCTAACGTTAGCTGCTTCTATTGCTACCAGCACGCAGCCAGGCACTGTCATTTTCCTTGATGGTGATCTGGGAACAGGCAAAACAACACTGGTTAGAGGCTTTTTGCACTCACTGGGTTTTACCGGGAATGTGAAAAGTCCAACTTATACGCTGGTAGAGCCATATCTTATTGGTAAACAACAGATATATCATTTTGATTTATATCGCCTGAGCACACCTGATGAGCTGGAATATGCGGGTGGCCGCGATTATTTTGACGGACAGTCTATCTGCTTAATTGAATGGCCTGAGAAAGCGGAAGGTTATTTACCCGAAGCGGATTTACTTTGTCAGCTTAGTTATAAAAATCAGGCAGGATTTCAGGGTAGAAGCTGTGTTCTCAGCGCAATTACTGACAAAGGTTTGTTTACCCTTGATGCTCTATCTAATTAA